The following are encoded in a window of Limibacter armeniacum genomic DNA:
- a CDS encoding aconitate hydratase, producing MNPLTVTHKLIKTHLLSGEMKPGTEIGLKIDHVLQQDATGTLVMLELEAFGLDKTKAECAVQYVDHNLLQTDFKNADDHLFLQSAAHKFGYWYSRAGNGISHAVHMESFGMPGKTLLGSDSHTCAGGGLGMLAIGTGGLDVALASAGEPYYVKMPKVMGIELKGQLPDWVSAKDIVLEMLRRYDVKGGRGFILEYYGEGLKHLSAWDRHVIANMGTELGATSTVFPSDEITKAFMEREGRVHEWVALKADIGAQYDAHETIELDKLVPLIACPSSPGNVVTVEEVEGKEVNQVVIGSSANPGLRDFWIVAEIMKGKTAYPEVSFDVNPSTRQVLLRLTEMKGLGPLLQGGARIHQSGCMGCIGMGQAPASGSISLRTMPRNFPGRSGTLDDQVYLCSPETAVAAALTGKITDPRKLEDLYSMKYPQFKEADHYKTSKELLEAPPSNGNGKLVKGPNIKSLPEFEALPDSFASPVLLKMGDNISTDEILKAGAEVLPLRSNIPEISKYTYCVIDPQFYNRAKEATQQHGGFVVVAGENYAQGSSREHAALTPRYLGQQAVLAKSYARIGWQNLINFGILPLEFKTPTDYDKIEQGDILEMDHIIESVKGGKELEVRIKGKNIAIPVTYSISERQRDMLLAGGAINYIKNNRKK from the coding sequence ATGAACCCGCTTACAGTAACTCATAAACTGATTAAGACACACTTGCTCTCTGGTGAAATGAAACCCGGAACAGAGATAGGACTCAAGATTGACCACGTATTGCAGCAAGATGCCACCGGAACGTTGGTGATGCTAGAACTGGAGGCATTTGGCTTGGATAAGACCAAGGCTGAATGTGCTGTACAGTATGTTGACCACAACTTGCTCCAGACAGACTTCAAGAATGCGGACGACCATCTCTTTCTTCAATCGGCAGCGCATAAATTTGGCTACTGGTATAGCCGTGCAGGAAATGGCATCAGCCATGCTGTACATATGGAAAGTTTTGGCATGCCGGGTAAGACATTGTTAGGTTCAGACAGCCATACCTGTGCGGGTGGAGGTTTAGGCATGCTGGCAATTGGTACAGGAGGGTTAGATGTAGCATTGGCATCTGCCGGAGAACCTTATTATGTCAAGATGCCCAAGGTGATGGGGATAGAGTTGAAAGGACAATTGCCTGATTGGGTAAGTGCCAAGGACATTGTACTGGAAATGCTCAGGCGATATGATGTTAAAGGAGGACGGGGATTTATATTGGAGTATTATGGGGAAGGGCTTAAGCACCTTTCTGCTTGGGACCGTCATGTGATCGCCAATATGGGTACTGAGTTGGGAGCAACCTCCACAGTTTTTCCATCTGATGAAATAACAAAGGCATTTATGGAAAGGGAAGGCAGAGTCCATGAATGGGTAGCCTTGAAAGCAGATATAGGAGCACAATATGACGCCCATGAAACAATAGAACTGGATAAGTTGGTACCGTTAATTGCTTGCCCGAGCAGTCCGGGAAATGTGGTGACCGTGGAGGAGGTAGAAGGAAAAGAAGTGAATCAGGTCGTGATAGGTTCTTCAGCCAATCCGGGGTTGCGTGACTTCTGGATTGTAGCTGAAATAATGAAAGGAAAGACGGCTTATCCTGAGGTGTCGTTTGATGTAAACCCAAGCACCCGACAAGTATTGCTGAGGTTGACAGAGATGAAAGGGCTGGGGCCACTATTGCAGGGTGGTGCCCGAATCCACCAGTCAGGGTGTATGGGATGCATCGGGATGGGACAAGCACCGGCATCAGGAAGTATCAGCCTGAGAACGATGCCAAGAAACTTTCCGGGGAGGTCGGGTACATTGGATGATCAGGTATACCTGTGTAGTCCCGAAACAGCTGTGGCAGCAGCCTTGACAGGAAAGATCACAGACCCAAGAAAGCTGGAAGACCTGTACAGTATGAAATACCCACAATTCAAGGAAGCAGACCATTATAAAACGAGCAAGGAATTATTGGAAGCACCTCCAAGCAATGGGAATGGAAAACTGGTAAAAGGTCCAAATATCAAGTCATTGCCTGAGTTTGAGGCTTTGCCCGATTCATTTGCCTCACCAGTATTGCTGAAAATGGGTGACAATATTTCCACAGATGAAATCCTGAAGGCAGGCGCAGAAGTATTGCCGCTAAGAAGCAATATTCCTGAGATTAGTAAATACACCTATTGTGTCATTGACCCGCAGTTTTATAACAGGGCAAAGGAAGCGACCCAACAGCATGGTGGTTTTGTAGTGGTAGCAGGTGAGAACTATGCACAAGGTTCTAGCCGTGAGCATGCCGCATTGACCCCACGTTATTTGGGACAGCAAGCGGTATTAGCAAAAAGCTACGCCCGTATAGGTTGGCAAAACCTGATCAACTTTGGAATCCTTCCCTTGGAGTTTAAGACCCCAACAGATTATGACAAGATTGAACAGGGTGATATACTCGAAATGGATCATATTATTGAATCTGTAAAGGGTGGTAAGGAGTTGGAAGTTCGTATCAAAGGAAAAAATATTGCCATACCAGTGACTTACAGTATCAGCGAAAGACAACGGGATATGTTGTTGGCAGGCGGAGCCATTAACTATATTAAGAACAATAGAAAGAAGTGA
- a CDS encoding OmpW family protein, which translates to MKKILICLLGILAFAFHEANAQRYNAIQYSIAFPSGDLNDYIGEVSFRGVQYDYRALVNPNVSVGFSVAWNVFYDENSDPIENGTLVISGKQFRYTNSVPIYFTADYFQNTDSDVRPFVGIGVGTVYTERKTELGIYQNTCDAWQFAIAPEVGVMYDYSDFSGLILSARYNAAFKGDGLDGQPYFSVNVGFVFTSP; encoded by the coding sequence ATGAAAAAGATCTTGATATGCCTGCTGGGAATATTGGCTTTTGCTTTTCATGAGGCCAACGCACAGCGATACAATGCGATACAATACTCCATTGCTTTTCCCTCCGGTGACCTCAATGACTATATAGGAGAAGTTAGCTTTAGAGGTGTGCAGTACGATTACCGTGCTTTGGTAAACCCCAATGTAAGTGTTGGGTTCTCGGTAGCATGGAATGTGTTTTATGACGAAAACAGTGACCCTATCGAGAATGGAACACTAGTGATTTCTGGTAAGCAATTTCGTTACACCAATAGTGTCCCTATCTATTTTACGGCTGACTACTTTCAGAATACAGATTCGGATGTAAGACCCTTTGTAGGAATTGGAGTGGGAACCGTCTATACAGAAAGAAAGACGGAATTGGGGATTTACCAGAACACTTGTGACGCATGGCAGTTTGCCATTGCCCCTGAGGTGGGAGTAATGTATGATTACAGTGACTTCTCAGGATTGATTCTTTCAGCCCGATACAATGCAGCCTTTAAAGGCGATGGACTGGATGGGCAGCCTTATTTCTCCGTCAATGTAGGGTTTGTTTTTACCTCTCCATAA